CATCGGCGGTCTTGCGGGGATCACGCCAGAGAGCCAACGAGCTACCGTCCTCTTGCATGTGCACGTGCGGCGGGTCGATCACTCTCATGCGCAGCCCGTATTTACTCTCCAAGCCCAGCTCGCGCGAGATCGGCGTCGTGCGGAAGAGCGACGGCTGGATGGACGCGTCGTTGGCGAAGTGCTCCGGCGCCTCGGGCATCGGATTGGTGGCCGTCATGCCGCCGGGAGTGTGGTGCGCCTCCAGTACGAGCACGTCCAGTCCCGCCTTGGCCAGATAACAGGCGGCCACCAATCCGTTGTGTCCTGACCCGACGACGACCACGTCGGCATTGCGTTCGGTCATGTCACTCCTCTCGTTCGTGCGACTTTATATCAAACACTCTGTCACTACAATAAGTCTGCAAATTCGAGCAGCTCCGACAGCGAACTCGGCATCGGCCAGTGAGTTGTGCGGTTCTGACAGGATGTGCAGACGACGTCGACCGGAGTTCCATCAGGCGTTAAAGCTTTGCAGCACAACATAAGCAAGTCGCGGCGATGCCGCGGCACGGCGGCTGTCTTCACGCGTGCCGCGGCATGGCGCACACAGCCCGGCTCACCGGGCCAACTCTTGCAACAACCGAGCACTCAGCGATCTCGATGGCTGCGCGGTGCGCATCGGACGCCAGGACGGCGCCACCGGTTGAACCCTCGGCCGGCCGGGACCCGGATAGGCATCGCGCAGCACCGGGCGGTACCACCACGAGATAACCGTTTGCAGTCTGCGAAAAGTTGTTTACAAGGCCTCGGGGCGGCACTACGTTATCTAACAATGATCGGTTAATGCGCATGCGTCGCGTCGAACAGGAGATCCAAATGGGAGCGTTGGACGGCAAAGTTGCCTTCATCAGCGGTGGAGCACGAGGCCAGGGGCGCTCACACTCCGTGCGATTGGCCAAGGAGGGTGCCGACATCGTCACGTTCGACATCTGCGAACAGCTGGACTCGGTCCCCTACCCGCTGGGCACCGAGGAAGAACTCGCCCAAACCGTCGAACTGGTCCGAGGGCTCGGTCGTCGAATCGTGGCCGCCAAAGCCGACGTTCGCGACGAGGCGGCGGTCAACAAAGTCTTCGACGAGGGATTGGCGGAGTTCGGCCGGGTGGACATCGTGATCGCCAACGCAGGCATCATGCCGGTACTCGGCCCCACCTCAAAGGTGATCCAAGCCTGGCACGACTGCATCGACGTCATGCTCACCGGGGTGGTCCACACCATCGAAGCGGCCATCCCGACGCTGGTCGACCAGAACCAGGGTGGCGCCGTGGTCATCACCAGCTCGGCGGCGGGCCTGAAGGGGACCACACGTAGCCTGCGGTCCAAGACGTACGGGATGCTGGGCTACACCGCGGCCAAGCACGGCGTCGTAGGGTTGATGCGCGCCTACGCGAACGCGTTGGGCAGCTACAACATCCGGGTGAACTCCTTGCACCCCACCGGGGCCGACACTCCCATGGTGAACAACGAAGCGTTCCTGGGTGCCGCACCCGAGGTGCCCGAGCTGTTCGAGGCGATGACCAATATCCTTCCCGTGCAACTCATCCAGGCCGAAGACATCTCCAACGCGGTCGCCTGGTTGGTCTCTGACGAAGCCCGGTACATCACCGGCGCGGCCATCCCCGTCGACGCCGGTGCAACCGCCCGCTGATACCTGAGTCAGTGCCGAATTCCGCCGACGCCGTACCTTGGTGGCCAACGGTTTTCGCCCTGCAGGAGGCCGCGGCCGATAGCTATCACGCCGCACCGGTCTGTTCGGGTCTGCCGCGTCTCTACGGCGGCCAGGTTGGGGCGCAGAGCCTGCTCGCCGCAGCCGCAACGGTCGACAACACTCGAGTGCCGCATTCGTCGCAGACCTCGTTCCTGCACGCCGGCGACGACACGCGTGCCATCAGCTACGACGTCGACCGGGTCCGTGATTCCCGTTCGATGTCCACCCGGGTGGTCACCGCGCGGCAGGACGGACGAATGCTGGCCACCACCGTCGTCTCGTTTCACACCGCGGCCTCGAGCGACAGCCAGGCATCGATCGAACATGAATGGGCGGCGGACCACGGTGACCATGTCGACCCGGCGCCCGACCCCGATACGCTGCCCTCGCGCCGGGCAGCACTGGCGGACCGATACGGGACCGACATTCCCGTTCAAGCCGGCCCGCAGTGGCCGGTCGACCTGCGATACGTCGACCACGTGCCGTGGAGCGATTCGGTTGCTCCACCGCGAAACCGCATCTGGCTGAAGGCTATTGACTATCCGCGGCAGCTTCCCGGGGCCGACGTCGCGGCCGTGGTATTCGCCACGGATCTGCCCATGTTCGAGCCGGTATACTTTCCGACCGGGATAGCGTGGCTCGACATGGTCAGCCACACGACCCTGCTGGGAGCGACGCTCAATCATTCGGTCTGGTTCCACCGTCCAGCCCGCCTGGACGATTGGCTGCTGCTCGAGCAGTTCGCGCCCATCGCGCACGGCTACCGCGCGTACTGCCGCGGCGAATTACGCTCCCGGGCAAGTCGGCTCGTGGCGAGCGTCGCCCAGGAGATGGTATTCGTGACGCCGCGCAAGGCCGAGAACGCTCAACTGTCCCAATGATCCTGTTTGAGCTGCTCGCGGGATAACTTGCCGGTGACATTACGAGGAAGTTCCTCGACCAGTACCAGCCGCTTGGGCAGCTTGTAGCGCGCCAGACGTTGTGCCGCAAAGGCATTCAAATCCGTCAGGGTAACCACCACCCCGGCTTCGGGCACCAC
The nucleotide sequence above comes from Mycobacterium kiyosense. Encoded proteins:
- a CDS encoding 3-ketoacyl-ACP reductase; this encodes MRMRRVEQEIQMGALDGKVAFISGGARGQGRSHSVRLAKEGADIVTFDICEQLDSVPYPLGTEEELAQTVELVRGLGRRIVAAKADVRDEAAVNKVFDEGLAEFGRVDIVIANAGIMPVLGPTSKVIQAWHDCIDVMLTGVVHTIEAAIPTLVDQNQGGAVVITSSAAGLKGTTRSLRSKTYGMLGYTAAKHGVVGLMRAYANALGSYNIRVNSLHPTGADTPMVNNEAFLGAAPEVPELFEAMTNILPVQLIQAEDISNAVAWLVSDEARYITGAAIPVDAGATAR
- a CDS encoding acyl-CoA thioesterase II, with amino-acid sequence MPNSADAVPWWPTVFALQEAAADSYHAAPVCSGLPRLYGGQVGAQSLLAAAATVDNTRVPHSSQTSFLHAGDDTRAISYDVDRVRDSRSMSTRVVTARQDGRMLATTVVSFHTAASSDSQASIEHEWAADHGDHVDPAPDPDTLPSRRAALADRYGTDIPVQAGPQWPVDLRYVDHVPWSDSVAPPRNRIWLKAIDYPRQLPGADVAAVVFATDLPMFEPVYFPTGIAWLDMVSHTTLLGATLNHSVWFHRPARLDDWLLLEQFAPIAHGYRAYCRGELRSRASRLVASVAQEMVFVTPRKAENAQLSQ